One genomic window of Polyangium aurulentum includes the following:
- a CDS encoding inorganic diphosphatase yields MHPLHDIHVVTDTIADFIPAVIEIPRGSKLKYELDKRTGLLMLDRVLYSSVHYPANYGFVPQTHAGDGDPLDVLVLMQEPLHPLTIVRARAIGGFRMRDDKGIDDKIVAVAIDDPAYSHYEEASQLPPHVVVELRRFFQDYKVLEGKMSEVDDLYDRKRALEVIAESIATYRSGAAWGKP; encoded by the coding sequence ATGCACCCGCTCCACGACATCCACGTCGTCACCGACACCATCGCCGACTTCATCCCCGCGGTCATCGAGATCCCGCGCGGCTCCAAGCTCAAGTACGAGCTCGACAAGCGCACGGGCCTGCTGATGCTCGACCGCGTGCTCTACTCGTCGGTCCACTACCCGGCCAACTACGGGTTCGTCCCGCAGACGCACGCGGGCGACGGCGATCCGCTCGACGTGCTCGTGCTGATGCAGGAGCCATTGCACCCGCTCACCATCGTGCGCGCGCGCGCGATCGGCGGATTTCGGATGCGCGACGACAAGGGCATCGACGACAAGATCGTCGCGGTGGCGATCGACGATCCGGCGTACTCCCATTACGAGGAAGCGAGCCAGCTGCCGCCCCACGTGGTGGTGGAGCTGCGCCGGTTCTTCCAGGATTACAAGGTGCTCGAGGGGAAGATGAGCGAGGTCGACGACCTCTACGACCGCAAGCGCGCGCTCGAGGTCATCGCGGAGTCCATCGCGACGTACCGCTCGGGCGCGGCCTGGGGAAAGCCCTGA
- a CDS encoding matrixin family metalloprotease: MKKLHMLYGNIAILASVAVLAGGCVAESAPEDVGDVDSAGMSWNEFLDVVYQEPGQDLFVVNGDETIEGWDRLQQFYVDYVQNGGLIVHQSGGADAKWDAQTALNITYCVSSNFGSRYNTVVQAMATATGAWEGAANVNFVHLSQYDSACSANQKGVIFDVRPVNVGGQYLARAFFPNQSRSSRNVLIDNSAFTSQGISLDGVLRHELGHALGFRHEHTRPEAGACYEDSSWRALTPYDSGSVMHYPQCNGTNSWALNLTSTDKTGAAALYGAPGGGTGGGGKGNK; encoded by the coding sequence ATGAAGAAGCTCCACATGCTCTACGGAAACATTGCCATCCTCGCCTCCGTCGCCGTGCTCGCCGGCGGCTGCGTCGCCGAGAGCGCGCCCGAGGACGTCGGCGACGTCGATAGCGCCGGCATGAGCTGGAACGAGTTCCTCGACGTCGTTTATCAGGAGCCGGGGCAGGACCTCTTCGTCGTCAACGGCGACGAGACGATCGAGGGCTGGGACCGCCTGCAGCAGTTCTACGTCGATTACGTGCAGAACGGCGGGCTCATCGTCCACCAGTCGGGCGGCGCCGACGCGAAGTGGGACGCGCAGACCGCGCTCAACATCACCTACTGCGTCAGCTCGAACTTCGGCAGCCGCTACAACACGGTCGTGCAGGCGATGGCCACGGCGACCGGAGCCTGGGAAGGCGCGGCGAACGTGAACTTCGTCCACCTGAGCCAGTACGACTCGGCCTGCAGCGCGAACCAGAAGGGCGTCATCTTCGACGTGCGCCCGGTCAACGTGGGCGGCCAGTACCTCGCCCGCGCGTTCTTCCCGAACCAGAGCCGCTCGAGCCGCAACGTGCTCATCGACAACAGCGCGTTCACCTCGCAGGGCATCTCGCTCGACGGCGTCCTCCGCCACGAGCTCGGCCACGCCCTCGGCTTCCGCCACGAGCACACCCGCCCCGAGGCGGGCGCCTGCTACGAGGACTCGAGCTGGCGCGCCCTCACCCCCTACGATTCGGGCTCCGTCATGCACTACCCGCAGTGCAACGGCACCAATAGCTGGGCCCTCAACCTGACGAGCACCGACAAGACCGGCGCGGCCGCGCTCTACGGCGCTCCGGGCGGCGGCACGGGCGGCGGCGGCAAGGGCAACAAGTGA